A window from Candidatus Bathyarchaeota archaeon encodes these proteins:
- a CDS encoding glucose 1-dehydrogenase, whose protein sequence is MSRLEGKVAIITGSGRGIGKAIAKTLALEGASILVNDVDEEVAEETADELRELNSKVAVAAGIPEGDVTDESSCIRMVEKARRELGGLHILINNAGVTRDKVIHKMTDEMWNLVLKINLKGIMFMTKAACEHFKQQRYGKIVNMSSMVGLGGNVGQINYSASKAAIIAFTKSIAEYLASYNICVNAVAPGIIDTRLTRQIPEEKFASYERSIPMGLGTPEHVARVVLSLCSKDFDYVTGQTILVSGGLII, encoded by the coding sequence GAGGGGTATAGGGAAGGCAATAGCTAAGACCCTCGCATTGGAAGGCGCCTCCATACTGGTGAATGATGTGGATGAGGAGGTTGCTGAAGAAACTGCCGATGAACTCAGAGAGTTAAATTCAAAGGTTGCCGTAGCTGCAGGCATCCCTGAAGGCGACGTTACAGACGAGTCAAGCTGCATAAGAATGGTTGAGAAGGCAAGGAGGGAGCTGGGTGGCCTACACATTCTAATCAATAACGCAGGAGTGACAAGGGACAAGGTCATACATAAGATGACTGATGAGATGTGGAATCTCGTCCTAAAAATCAACCTCAAAGGAATAATGTTCATGACGAAGGCTGCATGTGAACACTTCAAGCAGCAACGTTACGGGAAGATAGTTAACATGTCAAGCATGGTAGGTTTGGGAGGAAATGTCGGGCAGATAAACTATTCAGCATCTAAGGCTGCTATAATCGCTTTCACAAAGTCGATTGCTGAGTACCTTGCAAGTTACAATATATGTGTAAACGCCGTCGCCCCAGGCATAATAGACACGAGACTGACCAGACAGATCCCTGAGGAGAAGTTTGCTTCATATGAGAGGTCTATCCCGATGGGCCTAGGAACCCCTGAACATGTAGCCAGAGTCGTCCTGTCATTATGCTCTAAAGACTTCGACTATGTCACAGGACAGACAATCCTCGTGAGTGGGGGTCTCATCATCTAA